One window of Streptomyces sp. NBC_00273 genomic DNA carries:
- a CDS encoding ABC transporter ATP-binding protein: MSLTQADARTGPGAAAHPAPHGARLALRGVRLGHRGNAVLDGVDLTVEPGEVLAVVGPSGCGKSTLLRTLAGLLPPLDGVVEQDGAPVRGPDADRALVFQDDALLPWRTVRANVELPLAIGRSRGPSEEQGAEKGAVPDRHGRSPAFDLSRAARRARRRTAGEWLERVGLDGHAHKFPHQLSGGQRQRVQLARALAARPRAVLMDEPFGALDAQTRAEMQDLLVDVLAGTGATVVFVTHDVDEALFLGDRVALLAAAQVVPVPRPRDRGAPNAGLRQQIIHSL; this comes from the coding sequence ATGAGCCTGACCCAGGCAGACGCCCGAACCGGTCCCGGCGCTGCGGCGCACCCCGCGCCGCACGGAGCGCGGCTCGCGCTGCGCGGCGTCCGGCTCGGGCACCGCGGGAACGCGGTGCTCGACGGGGTCGATCTGACGGTCGAGCCCGGGGAGGTGCTCGCCGTCGTGGGCCCGTCCGGCTGCGGCAAGTCCACGCTCCTGCGCACCCTCGCGGGGCTGCTGCCGCCGCTCGACGGCGTGGTGGAACAGGACGGCGCCCCGGTCCGCGGCCCGGACGCCGACCGTGCGCTGGTCTTCCAGGACGACGCCCTGCTGCCCTGGCGCACGGTCCGGGCCAACGTCGAACTCCCGCTCGCCATCGGGCGCTCGCGGGGCCCGTCCGAGGAGCAGGGCGCGGAGAAGGGCGCGGTGCCCGACCGGCACGGCCGCTCGCCCGCCTTCGACCTGTCCCGTGCCGCCCGGCGGGCCCGGCGGCGGACCGCCGGGGAGTGGTTGGAGCGGGTCGGCTTGGACGGGCACGCACACAAGTTCCCGCACCAGCTCTCGGGCGGACAGCGCCAGCGCGTGCAGCTGGCCCGCGCCCTCGCCGCGCGCCCGCGCGCCGTCCTGATGGACGAACCCTTCGGGGCGCTCGACGCCCAGACCCGCGCCGAGATGCAGGACCTCCTCGTGGACGTCCTCGCGGGCACCGGCGCGACCGTCGTCTTCGTCACCCACGACGTGGACGAGGCGCTGTTCCTCGGCGACCGCGTCGCGCTGCTCGCCGCCGCGCAGGTGGTCCCCGTACCGCGGCCGCGCGACCGCGGGGCCCCGAACGCCGGGCTCCGGCAGCAGATCATCCACTCACTCTGA
- a CDS encoding fumarate reductase/succinate dehydrogenase flavoprotein subunit has product MDIPAIGDAEELSCDVLVIGGGTAGTMAALTAAERGARVLLLEKAHVRHSGALAMGMDGVNNAVVPGRAEPDDYVAEITRANDGVVDQSTVRQTATRGFAMVQRLESYGVKFEKDEHGEYAVRQVHRSGSYVLPMPEGKDVKKVLYRQLRRREMRERIRIENRVMPVRVLTSPEDGRAIGAAAFNTRTGAFVTVRAGAVVLATGPCGRLGLPASGYLYGTYENPTNAGDGYAMAYHAGAALTGIECFQINPLIKDYNGPACAYVANPFGGYQVNRHGERFVDSDYWSGQMMAEFAAELASDRGPVYLKLSHLPEESVASLESILHTTERPTRGTFHTGRGHDYRTHDIEMHISEIGLCGGHSASGVRVDDRARTTVPRLYAAGDLASVPHNYMIGAFVFGDLAGGDAARYAAYEGTLPADQLAAAHELIYRPLRNPDGPPQPQVEYKLRRFVNDYVAPPKTGAKLSLAVAAFDRMTGEIAEMGARTAHELMRCAEVSFIRDCAEMAARSSLARTESRWGLYHERLDHPERDDTGWLYHLDLRKSASGAMEFTARPVEPYLVPVDGFAPAGGPARHLGEVDLVPVATAGPREAAPAARAQTAPTTGGPEGPEGSAAVPAHGSASSPRILELLVLAEESPDLDALTPYLADPDPAVRAAAVAALGETVPPGAGPALAARLADAAPVVRAAAAAALRELVEVLPGGPELGAGLRAALAVPDPAVRSAALEALRALRLGDVQAYAASLADADPEVRIHAVRALVSVDAVPELAAAAADPAREVRVAVAKGLASVHAPAPGPLDPLLVDADPLVRGAALGALASVGCPDGYARTAVAALADAAWQVRAGAAAGLSAAAPETAVPALAKALADANADVRKAAVLALLAHRDAPQARAALATAVSDPDADVRAYAGRAA; this is encoded by the coding sequence ATGGACATCCCCGCGATCGGCGACGCCGAGGAACTCTCCTGCGACGTCCTCGTCATCGGCGGCGGCACCGCCGGAACGATGGCGGCGCTGACCGCCGCCGAGCGGGGCGCGCGGGTCCTGCTCCTGGAGAAGGCGCACGTCCGTCACTCCGGGGCGCTCGCCATGGGCATGGACGGGGTCAACAACGCCGTCGTCCCCGGCCGCGCCGAGCCCGACGACTACGTCGCCGAGATCACCCGGGCCAACGACGGCGTCGTCGACCAGTCCACGGTCCGCCAGACCGCCACCCGCGGGTTCGCGATGGTGCAGCGCCTGGAGTCGTACGGCGTGAAGTTCGAGAAGGACGAGCACGGCGAGTACGCGGTGCGCCAGGTCCACCGCTCGGGCTCGTACGTGCTGCCCATGCCGGAGGGCAAGGACGTCAAGAAGGTCCTCTACCGGCAGCTGCGGCGCCGCGAGATGCGCGAGCGCATCCGGATCGAGAACCGGGTGATGCCGGTACGGGTCCTGACCTCGCCCGAGGACGGCCGGGCGATCGGCGCGGCCGCCTTCAACACCCGCACCGGCGCCTTCGTGACCGTGCGCGCCGGAGCGGTCGTCCTGGCGACCGGCCCGTGCGGCCGGCTCGGACTGCCCGCCTCCGGGTACCTGTACGGCACGTACGAGAACCCGACCAACGCGGGCGACGGCTACGCCATGGCCTACCACGCGGGCGCCGCGCTGACCGGGATCGAGTGCTTCCAGATCAACCCGCTGATCAAGGACTACAACGGGCCGGCGTGCGCCTACGTGGCGAACCCGTTCGGCGGCTACCAGGTCAACCGGCACGGCGAGCGGTTCGTGGACTCCGACTACTGGTCGGGGCAGATGATGGCCGAGTTCGCCGCCGAACTCGCCTCGGACCGGGGACCGGTGTACCTCAAGCTCAGCCACCTCCCGGAGGAGTCGGTGGCCTCCCTGGAGTCCATCCTGCACACCACCGAACGGCCGACGCGCGGCACCTTCCACACGGGCCGCGGCCACGACTACCGCACCCACGACATCGAGATGCACATCTCGGAGATCGGGCTGTGCGGCGGCCACTCGGCGTCCGGCGTCCGCGTCGACGACCGCGCGCGCACCACGGTGCCGCGGTTGTACGCGGCCGGGGACCTGGCGTCCGTACCGCACAACTACATGATCGGGGCGTTCGTCTTCGGTGATCTGGCGGGCGGGGACGCGGCCCGGTACGCCGCGTACGAGGGCACGCTGCCGGCCGACCAGCTGGCGGCGGCCCACGAGCTGATCTACCGCCCTTTACGCAACCCGGACGGACCGCCGCAGCCGCAGGTGGAGTACAAGCTGCGGCGGTTCGTCAACGACTACGTGGCCCCACCGAAGACGGGTGCGAAGCTCTCGCTGGCCGTGGCGGCCTTCGACCGGATGACCGGTGAGATCGCGGAGATGGGCGCGAGGACCGCGCACGAGCTGATGCGGTGCGCCGAGGTGTCCTTCATCCGGGACTGCGCGGAGATGGCGGCCCGTTCCTCGCTGGCCCGTACCGAGTCCCGCTGGGGCCTCTACCACGAGCGCCTCGACCACCCCGAGCGCGACGACACGGGCTGGCTGTACCACCTGGACCTGCGCAAATCGGCCTCGGGAGCGATGGAGTTCACCGCCCGGCCGGTGGAGCCGTACCTGGTGCCGGTCGACGGGTTCGCCCCGGCCGGCGGCCCCGCACGGCACCTGGGCGAGGTCGACCTCGTCCCGGTGGCCACGGCGGGCCCCCGCGAGGCGGCCCCGGCGGCCCGCGCGCAGACCGCCCCGACCACGGGCGGCCCGGAAGGCCCGGAAGGCTCGGCCGCAGTACCCGCGCACGGCTCCGCGTCCTCGCCCCGGATCCTGGAACTGCTCGTCCTCGCCGAGGAGTCACCCGACCTGGACGCCCTCACGCCCTACCTGGCCGACCCGGATCCGGCGGTACGGGCCGCGGCCGTGGCCGCGCTCGGCGAGACCGTACCGCCCGGCGCCGGGCCCGCGCTGGCCGCGCGCCTCGCCGACGCCGCTCCCGTCGTACGGGCGGCTGCCGCGGCCGCGCTGCGCGAGCTCGTGGAGGTCCTGCCGGGCGGGCCGGAGCTGGGTGCGGGCCTGCGCGCCGCCCTCGCCGTGCCCGATCCCGCGGTGCGCTCCGCCGCGCTCGAAGCCCTGCGGGCGCTGCGGCTGGGTGACGTGCAGGCGTACGCCGCCTCGCTGGCCGACGCCGATCCGGAGGTCCGCATCCACGCGGTCCGGGCGCTGGTTTCGGTGGACGCCGTCCCGGAGCTGGCCGCGGCCGCCGCGGACCCGGCCCGCGAGGTCCGCGTGGCGGTGGCCAAGGGCCTGGCCTCGGTGCACGCCCCGGCTCCGGGCCCGCTGGACCCGCTGCTGGTGGATGCCGACCCGCTGGTGCGGGGTGCGGCGCTGGGCGCGCTGGCCTCGGTCGGCTGCCCTGACGGGTACGCCCGTACCGCGGTGGCGGCCCTGGCCGACGCGGCCTGGCAGGTCCGGGCGGGGGCGGCGGCCGGGCTGTCGGCGGCCGCCCCGGAGACGGCGGTACCGGCTCTGGCGAAGGCCTTGGCCGACGCCAACGCGGATGTCCGCAAGGCCGCGGTCCTCGCTCTGCTGGCGCACCGGGACGCCCCGCAGGCCCGGGCGGCCCTCGCCACGGCGGTCTCGGACCCGGACGCGGACGTCCGCGCGTACGCGGGGCGTGCGGCCTGA